Below is a genomic region from Acidobacteriota bacterium.
CCAGCAGGTACCCAACCCCAGTTCGGTCGCGGCCAGGATCAGGTGGTCGAAGGCGATGGCGGCGTCGACATCGCCGTAGCTCTTCCCGTCCTGCCTGCGGCGCCAGGCGGCCTCGGTCTCGACGCAGATGCAGAGGATCAGGGGGGGCTGGACGAACCAGTCGCGGGCGTAGATGCGGCCGAGCTCCGCCTCCCTTCCCTTCGTGCCGATGACGAGGATCCGGAAGGGCTGCCGGTTCACGGCCGTGGGGGCCGCGGCGGCCGCCTCCAGGACCTTTTGCACCATCTCCTCCGGGACCGGGTCGGGCCGGTAGGAGCGGCAGCTGTAGCGCGCGTGGGTCAGTTTTGCGAAATCCATGAGGGGCCTCCCCGCCAACGACCGGTTCCGGTGATGACGTGATCGACGGAGCGAGGGTCTTGCCATCGCCCCGCCGGTTCGATTAAAGTTCAGGAAAGTCGAAACGGAAGTGTACACCCTTTGAAGGAGGGAGAAAAAGCCCCATGAAAAACCGATGCAACGAAATACTCACGGGAAAGATCACCCGACGGCAGGCGCTCCTGGGAACCGCGGGCGTCCTCCTCGCCGCTTCCGGCGCCGGGCTCCGTCCCGCCCGGGCCGCCGCGCACCCGCTCCCCCCCCTCCCCTATCCGAAGGACGCGCTGGAACCGGTGATCTCGGCCCGCACCCTCGAATTCCATCACGGCAAGCACCACCAGGGCTATGTCAACAACCTCAACAATCTCATCGCCGGAACCCCCCTGGAGGGCCTGCCCCTGGAGCAGATCGTGACCCGGAGCGCCAAAAATTCCGGCCAGGCGGGCCTATTCAACAACGCGGCCCAGGTGTGGAACCACACCTTCTTCTGGAACAGCCTCAAGCCGGGCGGGTGCGCCCTGCCCGCGGAGCTGGCCGATGCCGTAAGCCGCAGCTTCGGCGGTCTCGACGGCCTCAAGAAGGAACTGGGGCAGGCGGCCGCCTCGCAGTTCGGCAGCGGATGGGCCTGGCTGGTCAAGGAAGGGGGCCGGCTGAAAGTCACCAAAACGGCCAACGCCCACACGCCGCTCGAGGAGGGGGTGACACCGCTTCTGACCATCGACGTCTGGGAGCACGCCTACTACCTCGACTACCAGAACCGCCGCGCGGATTACGCCGCGGCCGTCATGGACAAGCTCCTCAACTGGGAATTCGCCCTGGAGAATTTCCGCCGCGGATAGCCTCCGGGAGGCGGGCCGGCGGTTGCGCCCCGGCCCGCCCCCGCCCCTTGTGAAAAGCCCTCCCGCCCGAAGAGATTTCGCACCCGCCCGTTTGACAAAAGGGCGCCCTGAACTTAAAAAAATTAGCGGATGTTCGAGATAAACCAGATCGAATGTGCTATGGAGGTGCAACCCATGAGTCTCGTATCTTTCGATGTTTTCGACGAAATGGAGAGGATGCGGAGGGAAATCGACAGGATCCTGGGAGAGGACAGGACCTCCTCCTGGAGCTTCCCCTTCTCCAGGATCTCCTTTCTTCCCGGCCGCGCCTACCGCTCCTACCCGCTGATGAACATCGGCGAGGATCAGGACAACTTCTACGTCGACGCCCTGGCACCGGGGCTCGACCGGGATACGCTCGGCGTGTCCGTGACCGGCGACCAGCTGGTGATTTCGGGGGAGAAGAAGCCGCTGCCCAGGAGCGTGAATACGGAGCTGGTGCACCGCAGCGAACGCTCGGCGGGAAAATTCTCACGGACCCTGTCCCTTTCCTCGGCGGTCGACAGCGGGAAAGTGGAGGCGGCCTACGTGGACGGGGTTCTCAAGATCGTCCTGCCCAAACTGGAAGCCGCGAAGCCGAAGCAGATCGCGGTGAAGGTGGGCTGAAACAAGGAGTTCAATAACGAGGAGGACCGAAACCATGACCGAGAAAACCGTCGCTCTGACCACCGACAACAAAGGCGTTCCGGCCTCGGCCGGCGAAAAATCCCTCGCCACCCGGGACGATACCCTCTATATCGCCCCTCCGGTGGACATCTTCGAAACGGAAGACGCCCTGACCGTCGTAGCGGACCTTCCGGGGGTCCCCAGGGGCGCCGTGGATATCCGGGTCGAGGACAGCATTCTCACCATCAAGGGACGGGCCCAATACACCCCGTCGGGCCAGGCCCTGCGCGAGGAATTCGGCCTGCAGGGATACTTCCGGCAGTTTCAGCTGAGCGATACCGTGGACCAGGACCGGATAACGGCCGAGTGCAGAAACGGGGTGCTGACCATCACCCTGCCCAAGGCGGAGAAGAGCAAACCGAGGCAGATCGAGGTGAAGGTGGGATGACCTCGGGCGGGAGAGGCGGGGCTCCCCCTCACGCCCCGCCTTTCCGGCTTCGCTCGTGCCGCACGAGATCCCGGTAGATGGCCGACACCTGTTCCCGCGTCTC
It encodes:
- a CDS encoding Hsp20/alpha crystallin family protein, which encodes MTEKTVALTTDNKGVPASAGEKSLATRDDTLYIAPPVDIFETEDALTVVADLPGVPRGAVDIRVEDSILTIKGRAQYTPSGQALREEFGLQGYFRQFQLSDTVDQDRITAECRNGVLTITLPKAEKSKPRQIEVKVG
- a CDS encoding nitroreductase → MDFAKLTHARYSCRSYRPDPVPEEMVQKVLEAAAAAPTAVNRQPFRILVIGTKGREAELGRIYARDWFVQPPLILCICVETEAAWRRRQDGKSYGDVDAAIAFDHLILAATELGLGTCWIAAFDPAAAREVLALPEGVEPLVFTPLGFAADAPVERKRKSVGELLRYERW
- a CDS encoding Hsp20/alpha crystallin family protein, whose protein sequence is MSLVSFDVFDEMERMRREIDRILGEDRTSSWSFPFSRISFLPGRAYRSYPLMNIGEDQDNFYVDALAPGLDRDTLGVSVTGDQLVISGEKKPLPRSVNTELVHRSERSAGKFSRTLSLSSAVDSGKVEAAYVDGVLKIVLPKLEAAKPKQIAVKVG
- a CDS encoding superoxide dismutase yields the protein MKNRCNEILTGKITRRQALLGTAGVLLAASGAGLRPARAAAHPLPPLPYPKDALEPVISARTLEFHHGKHHQGYVNNLNNLIAGTPLEGLPLEQIVTRSAKNSGQAGLFNNAAQVWNHTFFWNSLKPGGCALPAELADAVSRSFGGLDGLKKELGQAAASQFGSGWAWLVKEGGRLKVTKTANAHTPLEEGVTPLLTIDVWEHAYYLDYQNRRADYAAAVMDKLLNWEFALENFRRG